One Embleya scabrispora DNA segment encodes these proteins:
- a CDS encoding inositol monophosphatase family protein, whose translation MAILKMETDAGLAVRAARAGSAVVRGMYGTSPERFDKGAGDFATAADLDAERAILDTLRDARPDDAVTGEESGHTGTADAKRRWLVDPLCGTLNYAVGNMLVAVNVALRVGTETVAAAVADPFADEVFWTDGSGAHGRLDGVDRDLVPSSGSRLVDVNLDPPFPNAPSFRAVRLLADPDFVAGFRPRVVSTTLAVAWVAAGRRAAYVTDGDLRDSVHFTAGIALCEAAGCVVTDLYGRPPYTGAAGLIAAADRETHTALLDMIRRQTPAADR comes from the coding sequence ATGGCGATCTTGAAGATGGAGACGGATGCGGGGTTGGCCGTACGGGCGGCGCGGGCGGGCTCGGCCGTGGTGCGTGGCATGTACGGGACGTCGCCGGAGCGGTTCGACAAGGGCGCCGGGGACTTCGCCACGGCCGCCGACCTGGACGCGGAGCGGGCCATCCTGGACACCCTCCGCGACGCGCGGCCCGACGACGCGGTCACCGGCGAGGAGAGCGGCCACACCGGTACGGCGGACGCGAAACGCCGGTGGCTGGTCGATCCGTTGTGCGGCACGTTGAACTACGCGGTGGGCAACATGCTGGTCGCGGTGAACGTGGCCCTGCGGGTGGGTACCGAGACCGTCGCGGCGGCCGTGGCGGATCCGTTCGCCGACGAGGTGTTCTGGACCGACGGTTCCGGGGCCCACGGTCGACTCGACGGCGTGGACCGGGACTTGGTGCCGTCGTCCGGGTCGCGGCTGGTGGATGTGAACCTCGATCCGCCGTTCCCCAACGCGCCGTCGTTCCGCGCGGTCCGGCTCCTCGCCGACCCCGACTTCGTCGCGGGCTTCCGGCCGCGCGTGGTGTCCACCACCTTGGCCGTCGCATGGGTGGCCGCCGGCCGCCGGGCCGCCTACGTCACCGACGGCGATCTGCGCGACAGCGTGCACTTCACCGCCGGCATCGCGCTGTGCGAGGCGGCCGGCTGCGTGGTGACGGACCTGTACGGCCGTCCGCCGTACACCGGGGCAGCCGGCCTGATCGCCGCGGCCGACCGGGAAACCCACACCGCGCTCCTGGACATGATCCGCCGGCAGACCCCGGCGGCCGACCGGTAG
- a CDS encoding pyridoxal phosphate-dependent aminotransferase, which translates to MTTWSTSPNLALNEVVDRRRAEGVSIVHLGFGESRLPVFAPLLDRLRAGAPTNAYGPVAGDLAVRAAVAGYFARRRLPTDPEQVVLAPGSKPLLMALQHVVPGDVVLPRPCWNSYAPQARLAGKTPIGVPIPRDFGGVPDPDALRARIRAARADGLDPRIVVFTLPDNPTGTLAPPDLVRRLCTIAEAEDLLVVSDEIYRDVVHDPKATELLSPAEVVPERTVVTTGLSKSLALGGWRIGAARFPAGARGAGIRAEVVAVASELWSTLARPMQEVARYVFEEPPEIRERLAASARLHGAVARAVYALAVAAGAECRPPTGAFYVYPDFEPLRGPLGALGVTDSASLQRRLLDECGIAVLAGHLLGDDPGALRFKAATSMLYGGTIAEQEAALADPAPTGLPHVRAGLAAIEAGFGTLGGRTPGG; encoded by the coding sequence ATGACCACCTGGTCCACGTCGCCCAACCTGGCGCTGAACGAGGTCGTGGATCGACGCCGGGCAGAGGGGGTGTCGATCGTGCACCTCGGGTTCGGTGAGTCCCGGCTGCCCGTCTTCGCCCCGCTCCTCGACCGGTTGCGGGCCGGGGCGCCGACCAACGCGTACGGCCCGGTGGCCGGTGACCTCGCGGTCCGCGCCGCGGTGGCCGGATACTTCGCCCGGCGCCGGTTGCCCACCGATCCGGAACAGGTCGTACTCGCGCCGGGAAGCAAACCGCTGTTGATGGCGCTCCAGCATGTCGTCCCGGGCGACGTGGTGTTGCCCCGGCCGTGTTGGAACTCCTACGCGCCCCAGGCGCGGTTGGCCGGCAAGACGCCGATCGGGGTGCCGATTCCTCGCGACTTCGGGGGAGTTCCCGATCCGGACGCTTTGCGGGCGCGCATCCGCGCCGCGCGGGCCGACGGGCTCGACCCGCGCATCGTGGTGTTCACCCTGCCGGACAACCCGACCGGAACACTCGCACCGCCGGACCTGGTGCGCCGGCTCTGCACGATCGCCGAGGCGGAGGACCTGTTGGTCGTCTCGGACGAGATCTACCGCGACGTCGTGCACGACCCGAAGGCCACCGAACTGCTCAGTCCGGCGGAGGTGGTCCCGGAACGCACCGTGGTGACCACGGGGTTGTCGAAGAGTCTGGCCCTGGGCGGATGGCGGATCGGCGCGGCACGTTTCCCGGCGGGCGCCCGAGGTGCCGGGATCCGGGCCGAAGTGGTCGCGGTGGCCAGCGAGTTGTGGTCGACCCTGGCCCGACCGATGCAGGAGGTCGCGCGGTACGTGTTCGAGGAACCTCCGGAGATCCGCGAGCGCCTGGCCGCGAGTGCCCGGCTGCACGGGGCGGTGGCCCGGGCGGTGTACGCGCTCGCGGTCGCGGCGGGCGCCGAGTGCCGGCCGCCGACGGGCGCGTTCTACGTCTACCCGGACTTCGAGCCGCTGCGCGGCCCGCTCGGCGCGCTCGGCGTCACCGACTCGGCGTCCCTGCAGCGCCGACTGCTGGACGAGTGCGGCATCGCGGTGTTGGCGGGTCACCTCCTCGGCGACGACCCCGGCGCGCTGCGGTTCAAGGCCGCCACCAGCATGCTGTACGGCGGCACGATCGCCGAACAGGAGGCCGCCCTCGCGGATCCCGCCCCCACCGGACTCCCCCATGTCCGCGCCGGACTCGCCGCCATCGAGGCCGGCTTCGGCACACTTGGCGGCCGCACGCCCGGCGGTTGA
- a CDS encoding HD domain-containing protein, with product MRARTSRPTAEHSFRSYRFAVLQAAYDGLRPGADFDPDLLFSACALHDLGTCPDAEGRQRFEVEGADMAAAFLTEGGVAAADVDRVWEAIALHTSAGIAERRGTLSYLTRRGIAIDFGVDTDCVDDAQARTIHAEHPRLRMAETLAEEIARHARRNPRNAPRYSLPGELLRERGEDGTGRTEMEAAAAQSRWGV from the coding sequence GTGCGGGCCCGCACGTCGCGGCCGACCGCGGAGCACAGCTTCCGCAGCTATCGATTCGCCGTGTTGCAAGCCGCGTACGACGGGCTGCGGCCCGGCGCGGACTTCGACCCGGACCTGCTGTTCTCGGCCTGCGCGCTGCACGACCTCGGGACCTGCCCGGACGCCGAGGGGCGGCAACGATTCGAGGTCGAAGGGGCCGACATGGCCGCGGCGTTCCTGACCGAGGGCGGGGTGGCCGCCGCCGACGTCGACCGGGTCTGGGAGGCCATCGCGCTGCACACCTCGGCCGGGATCGCCGAGCGCCGCGGCACGCTGTCGTACCTGACCCGCAGGGGCATCGCCATCGATTTCGGGGTGGACACCGACTGTGTAGACGACGCCCAGGCCCGGACGATCCACGCCGAACACCCTCGGCTGCGGATGGCCGAGACGCTGGCCGAGGAAATCGCCCGCCACGCCCGCCGGAATCCGCGGAACGCCCCCCGCTACAGCCTCCCCGGCGAACTGCTGCGCGAACGAGGCGAGGACGGGACGGGCCGCACCGAGATGGAGGCGGCGGCGGCGCAGTCGCGCTGGGGAGTGTGA
- a CDS encoding AAA family ATPase gives MPTRTPLDTTAPRGTSQLEVAAELLALLRDTATEPRPDIQLEALTLAVAADLPVLLWGEPGIGKTAALTQLAETLDLPLTTVIASVHEPSDFSGLPIVGDDPATDGVPMAPPEWAVRLVRAGRGLLFLDELSTAPPAVQAALLRLVLERRVGALQLPPGIRIVAAANPRASAADGWELSPPMANRFVHLQWVHDHDVVVRGLGGTWPRATLPVLDPTRLAEAVAFARRAVCGLLTTRPKLVHLLPTSETRRGGAWPSPRSWDMTVSLIAFATAAGSSREVLSLLVRGTVGDGPGLELLAALDRMDLPDPEDLLADPTRAILPERGDLRQAVLDGVVEAVRKRPDKPRWDAAWAILVRALDTGAPDLVVVPATTLASLRDQDWEVPASIERLAGAVSLSRRADRAAARTAVAARAGR, from the coding sequence ATGCCCACACGCACCCCACTCGACACCACCGCACCCCGCGGCACGTCCCAACTCGAGGTGGCCGCGGAGTTGTTGGCCCTCCTGCGGGACACCGCCACCGAACCCCGTCCCGATATCCAACTGGAGGCCCTGACCCTGGCCGTGGCCGCCGACCTGCCCGTACTGCTGTGGGGTGAACCCGGCATCGGCAAGACCGCCGCGCTCACCCAGCTCGCCGAGACCCTGGACCTACCGCTCACCACGGTGATCGCCAGTGTGCACGAGCCCTCCGACTTCTCCGGCCTGCCCATCGTCGGCGACGATCCGGCGACCGACGGGGTGCCGATGGCCCCGCCGGAGTGGGCCGTTCGCCTCGTGCGCGCCGGCCGCGGACTGCTGTTCCTGGACGAGTTGTCCACCGCGCCGCCCGCCGTACAGGCCGCCCTGCTCCGGCTCGTGCTCGAACGCCGGGTCGGCGCCCTGCAACTGCCACCCGGCATCCGGATCGTGGCCGCCGCCAACCCGCGCGCGTCGGCCGCCGACGGCTGGGAGCTGAGCCCGCCGATGGCGAACCGCTTCGTACACCTCCAGTGGGTGCACGACCACGACGTCGTGGTGCGCGGCCTCGGCGGCACCTGGCCGCGTGCCACCCTGCCCGTCCTGGACCCGACACGACTCGCCGAGGCCGTGGCCTTCGCCCGTCGGGCGGTCTGCGGGCTGCTCACCACCCGCCCCAAACTCGTCCACCTGCTGCCCACCTCGGAGACCCGTCGGGGCGGCGCCTGGCCGTCGCCGCGCAGCTGGGACATGACGGTGTCGCTGATCGCCTTCGCCACCGCGGCCGGGTCCTCCCGCGAGGTGTTGTCCCTCCTGGTCAGGGGCACCGTCGGGGACGGTCCGGGACTCGAACTGCTGGCCGCCCTGGACCGGATGGACCTCCCGGACCCCGAGGACCTGCTCGCCGACCCGACCCGCGCGATCCTGCCCGAGCGCGGGGATCTGCGTCAGGCCGTACTCGACGGCGTGGTCGAGGCGGTCCGCAAACGCCCCGACAAGCCCCGCTGGGACGCGGCCTGGGCGATCCTGGTCCGCGCGCTCGACACCGGCGCCCCGGACCTGGTGGTCGTCCCCGCCACCACTCTCGCCTCGCTGCGCGACCAGGACTGGGAGGTACCGGCATCGATCGAGCGATTGGCCGGAGCGGTGTCGCTGTCCCGGCGCGCGGACCGGGCGGCGGCCCGAACCGCGGTGGCCGCGCGGGCCGGTCGATGA
- a CDS encoding DUF2201 family putative metallopeptidase yields MIAAAPGALDLDKLYAARLYAARARPYLATALYALHVVESRTVSTMAVDRYWRCYVSPVFVARTPEEELASVWVHEVSHLLRDHHGRGDRVARERGLTGRGDRLRMNLAADCEINDDAFDDDLPRPEGAVLPGLFGLSEGELMETYLREIVMGLVTRDLAWLDCGSGADGLEREWDLGPDGAHGLSEQERDAVRFRVAQGIRGRPGHASKSWRRWAEEVFHPPQPWRQLLGAAVRSAVAGAGGADDYTYGRPARRSAGVPGVVLPSLRRKPPRVAVVVDTSASVSDAELGSALLEVAAISRAVGGRRDLVTVVSCDAAARIVQPLCDGEGITLLGGGGTDLRSGFAKALRGSPRPDVVVALTDGQTPWPSARPSCRTVVGLFPRIHDYSANEDDPDYVPDLPPDWAHVVTIGPTP; encoded by the coding sequence ATGATCGCCGCCGCGCCGGGGGCGCTCGATCTGGACAAGCTCTACGCCGCCCGCCTGTACGCCGCCCGCGCCCGCCCGTACCTGGCCACCGCCCTGTACGCGCTGCACGTGGTCGAGTCGCGGACGGTGTCGACGATGGCCGTCGACCGGTACTGGCGGTGCTACGTCTCGCCGGTGTTCGTGGCCCGAACACCGGAGGAGGAATTGGCCTCCGTATGGGTGCACGAGGTGTCGCACCTGCTCCGCGACCACCACGGGCGCGGCGACCGCGTGGCACGCGAGCGCGGGCTGACCGGCCGCGGGGACCGGCTGCGGATGAACCTCGCCGCCGACTGCGAGATCAACGACGACGCGTTCGACGACGACCTGCCCCGGCCCGAAGGCGCCGTGCTGCCGGGCCTGTTCGGGCTGTCCGAGGGCGAGTTGATGGAGACCTACCTGCGCGAGATCGTGATGGGACTGGTCACGCGGGACCTGGCGTGGCTGGATTGCGGCAGCGGCGCCGACGGGTTGGAACGGGAGTGGGATCTGGGGCCGGACGGCGCGCACGGCCTGAGTGAGCAGGAGCGGGACGCGGTTCGGTTCCGGGTGGCGCAGGGCATCCGGGGTCGGCCCGGGCATGCCTCGAAGTCGTGGCGGCGGTGGGCGGAGGAGGTGTTCCATCCGCCGCAGCCGTGGCGGCAGTTGCTGGGCGCGGCGGTGCGCTCGGCGGTGGCCGGCGCCGGCGGTGCGGACGACTACACGTACGGCCGACCGGCCCGCCGTTCGGCCGGCGTACCCGGCGTCGTGTTGCCGAGCCTGCGTCGCAAACCGCCCCGGGTGGCCGTGGTGGTCGATACGTCCGCGTCGGTGAGCGACGCCGAACTGGGCAGCGCCCTCCTCGAGGTGGCCGCCATCTCCCGCGCCGTGGGCGGCCGGCGCGACCTGGTCACCGTGGTGTCGTGCGACGCGGCGGCCCGGATCGTGCAACCGCTGTGCGACGGCGAGGGCATCACGCTGCTCGGCGGCGGCGGTACGGACCTGCGCTCGGGCTTCGCCAAAGCCCTGCGCGGCAGCCCCCGCCCCGACGTCGTCGTGGCGCTGACGGATGGTCAGACCCCCTGGCCCAGCGCCCGCCCGTCCTGCCGCACGGTGGTCGGCCTGTTCCCCCGCATCCACGACTACTCCGCGAACGAGGACGACCCCGACTACGTTCCGGACCTCCCACCCGACTGGGCCCATGTGGTGACCATCGGCCCAACTCCCTGA
- a CDS encoding GlxA family transcriptional regulator: MAPTARTGTDASVPRLPHHVVVLAQPGVLALDFGIPIQAFGDWEGSPYRVTVCTEHPGPVPIHGGPSLLVDRGLDALADADTIVVPGLVPPDPPSPPLRTALAEAAARGARMVSICTGAFVLAGAGLLDGRRATTHWQRAAELAHRYPSVRIEPQVLYVDEGDVLTSAGVAAGIDLCLHIIRADLGAAIANQRARALVAAPHRAGGQAQYIAHPTPPERGGGLDGLRAWALRHLDEPLTVDLLAQRARLSRRTLIRRFHEETGLAPMQWLSDARVDRARELLEGSDLSIAAVARRSGLGTPANLRTLFKRRLGVPPSTYRATFDTAAHPAPGTL, translated from the coding sequence ATGGCCCCCACAGCCCGCACCGGGACCGACGCCTCGGTGCCACGCTTGCCCCACCATGTCGTCGTCCTGGCCCAACCCGGCGTCCTGGCCCTCGACTTCGGCATCCCGATCCAGGCCTTCGGCGACTGGGAGGGGAGCCCGTACCGGGTCACCGTCTGCACCGAGCACCCCGGCCCCGTCCCGATCCACGGCGGCCCGTCGCTGCTCGTCGACCGCGGTCTGGACGCCCTCGCCGACGCCGACACGATCGTCGTGCCCGGCCTGGTCCCGCCCGACCCCCCGTCGCCGCCGCTGCGCACCGCCCTCGCCGAGGCCGCCGCCCGAGGCGCCCGCATGGTGTCGATCTGCACCGGCGCGTTCGTCCTTGCCGGCGCGGGGCTGCTGGACGGCCGTCGCGCCACCACCCACTGGCAACGCGCCGCCGAACTGGCCCACCGGTACCCGTCGGTGCGCATCGAGCCGCAGGTGCTCTACGTCGACGAGGGCGACGTACTGACCTCGGCGGGCGTGGCCGCAGGCATCGACCTGTGCCTGCACATCATCCGCGCCGATCTCGGCGCCGCGATCGCCAACCAGCGGGCCCGCGCCCTCGTCGCCGCGCCGCATCGCGCGGGCGGCCAGGCGCAGTACATCGCCCACCCCACGCCGCCCGAACGCGGTGGCGGGCTCGACGGGTTGCGCGCCTGGGCGCTGCGGCACCTGGACGAACCGCTGACCGTCGACCTGCTGGCCCAACGCGCCCGGCTGTCCCGGCGCACCCTCATCCGCCGCTTCCACGAGGAGACCGGACTGGCGCCCATGCAGTGGTTGTCCGACGCCCGCGTGGACCGGGCCCGCGAACTCCTCGAAGGCTCCGACCTGTCCATCGCCGCCGTGGCCCGCCGATCCGGCCTCGGCACCCCCGCCAACCTGCGCACTCTCTTCAAACGCCGCCTCGGCGTACCTCCCAGCACCTACCGCGCCACCTTCGACACGGCCGCCCACCCCGCCCCGGGCACCTTGTAG
- a CDS encoding aminoglycoside phosphotransferase family protein, with translation MHTGMHPVDADLVRRLVARQFPRWAQLPVERFPSGGTVNGMYRLGAEMVVRLPLVRGAVADVTLEREWLPRLAGLLPTSVPEVLGAGEPADGYPWPWSVYRWLAGENPEPGALRAPERLAEDLAGFVAAMRGVELSGAPKAHRGGPLSALDASTRSAIEELRAIPEEGVDCDAAIAVWEDGLRADAGRDEPPVWLHADLMPGNVLVDEAGRLTAVIDFGCVGLGDPACDLFPAWNLLPAGARRTFRDALDVDDAAWARGRARTLSQALIALPYYRETNRAMTTNARHVLAAVQAEEDA, from the coding sequence ATGCACACCGGTATGCACCCCGTCGACGCCGACCTCGTGCGGCGGTTGGTCGCCCGGCAGTTCCCTCGATGGGCGCAACTCCCGGTGGAGCGGTTTCCGTCGGGTGGCACGGTGAACGGGATGTACCGGCTGGGCGCGGAGATGGTCGTGCGGTTGCCGCTGGTGCGCGGCGCGGTCGCGGACGTCACGCTGGAGCGGGAGTGGTTGCCGCGCCTTGCCGGGCTGCTGCCGACGTCGGTGCCGGAGGTGTTGGGCGCGGGGGAGCCGGCCGACGGGTATCCCTGGCCGTGGTCGGTGTACCGGTGGCTGGCGGGGGAGAACCCGGAGCCGGGCGCGCTGCGGGCACCCGAGCGGCTGGCCGAGGACCTGGCCGGGTTCGTGGCGGCGATGCGCGGGGTCGAGCTTTCGGGAGCGCCGAAGGCCCATCGGGGCGGACCGCTCTCCGCGCTCGACGCCTCGACCCGGTCGGCGATCGAGGAATTGCGCGCGATCCCGGAGGAAGGCGTCGACTGCGATGCCGCGATCGCGGTATGGGAGGACGGACTGCGGGCCGACGCGGGTCGGGACGAGCCGCCGGTGTGGCTGCACGCCGACCTGATGCCGGGCAACGTGCTGGTGGACGAGGCCGGGCGGTTGACCGCGGTGATCGACTTCGGGTGTGTGGGGCTGGGCGACCCGGCCTGCGACCTGTTCCCGGCCTGGAACCTGCTGCCCGCCGGCGCGAGGCGGACCTTCCGCGACGCCCTCGACGTCGACGACGCGGCCTGGGCCCGAGGCCGGGCCCGCACCCTGTCCCAGGCCCTGATCGCCCTCCCGTACTACCGCGAAACCAACCGGGCGATGACCACCAACGCCCGCCACGTCCTGGCGGCGGTGCAGGCCGAAGAGGACGCCTGA
- a CDS encoding KamA family radical SAM protein, whose translation MPATMPAGERFRALGPHHLDEIADRYGLSDDIRETVRAVACVLPFRVNEYVLSNLVDWNDIPDDPIFRLVFPQRGMLDPADERRLAELARAPGAKAELQSLVRHIRDGLNPHPSGQRQLNVPHMGEAEVRGLQHKYRQTVLHFPGQGQTCHAYCTYCFRWAQFVGDPDLRFAAPTPDGLLAYLAVHPEVEDVLVTGGDPLVMSTERLRAHLEPILGVETVRTIRIGTKSPAYWPHRFVSDHDADDLLRLFEEVVASGRNIAVMAHFSHPRELESELARRALARIRGTGALVYCQAPLIAHVNDDAAVWARLWRAELACGAVPYYMFVERDTGPHDYFAVPLARAAEIFRGAYRTLPGLARTVRGPVMSATPGKVLVDGVEEDGSGRYFRLRMLQAREPALVARPFRARYDAGATWLDDLVLAPDTPADIAAAVGTSGRDGTSTPGAPRGPAGRARRRSGYDLRPAEARGR comes from the coding sequence ATGCCCGCCACCATGCCCGCCGGCGAACGTTTCCGGGCCCTGGGACCGCATCATCTGGACGAGATCGCGGACCGTTACGGCCTGTCCGACGACATCCGCGAGACCGTCCGCGCGGTCGCGTGCGTGCTGCCGTTCCGGGTCAACGAGTACGTCCTGTCCAACCTCGTCGACTGGAACGACATCCCCGACGATCCGATCTTCCGGCTCGTCTTCCCGCAACGCGGCATGCTCGACCCGGCCGACGAACGCCGACTGGCCGAACTGGCCCGCGCGCCGGGCGCCAAGGCCGAACTGCAGTCCCTGGTACGGCACATCCGCGACGGCCTCAATCCGCATCCGTCGGGGCAGCGGCAACTCAACGTGCCGCACATGGGGGAGGCCGAGGTACGGGGGCTGCAACACAAGTACCGCCAGACGGTGCTCCACTTCCCCGGGCAGGGCCAGACCTGCCACGCCTACTGCACGTACTGCTTCCGCTGGGCGCAGTTCGTCGGCGACCCCGACCTCCGCTTCGCGGCGCCGACTCCGGACGGGCTCCTGGCCTACCTGGCGGTGCATCCCGAGGTCGAGGACGTCCTGGTCACCGGGGGCGATCCGTTGGTGATGTCCACCGAACGGCTGCGCGCGCACCTGGAGCCGATCCTGGGCGTCGAGACGGTGCGCACCATCCGCATCGGTACCAAGTCGCCCGCCTATTGGCCGCATCGGTTCGTCTCCGACCACGACGCCGACGACCTGCTGCGCCTGTTCGAAGAGGTGGTCGCCTCCGGGCGCAACATCGCCGTGATGGCGCACTTCAGCCATCCCCGCGAGTTGGAGTCCGAGCTCGCCCGCCGGGCCCTCGCCCGCATTCGCGGTACCGGCGCACTCGTGTACTGCCAGGCCCCGCTGATCGCGCACGTCAACGACGACGCGGCGGTGTGGGCTCGGTTGTGGCGGGCCGAACTGGCGTGCGGGGCGGTCCCGTACTACATGTTCGTCGAGCGCGACACCGGCCCGCACGACTACTTCGCGGTACCGCTGGCCCGAGCCGCGGAGATCTTCCGCGGCGCCTATCGCACGCTGCCCGGTCTGGCCCGCACGGTCCGCGGGCCGGTGATGTCGGCGACGCCGGGCAAGGTGCTCGTCGATGGAGTCGAGGAGGACGGGAGCGGCCGGTACTTCCGGTTGCGGATGCTCCAGGCTCGGGAACCGGCGCTGGTCGCCCGCCCGTTCCGGGCACGCTACGACGCCGGCGCCACCTGGCTCGACGATCTCGTGCTCGCCCCGGACACCCCCGCCGACATCGCGGCGGCGGTGGGCACATCCGGCCGCGACGGCACGAGCACCCCCGGCGCCCCGCGCGGGCCCGCCGGCCGGGCGCGGCGGCGGAGCGGGTACGACCTTCGACCGGCGGAGGCGAGGGGGCGATGA
- a CDS encoding GIY-YIG nuclease family protein, whose product MAATCEFAHDGWSDDEEETPSGRRPRRQPTEVTMLGEGLVYFVRTDRRIKIGFTTDLRRRPDRSAPGEVLHTEPGSIADERRLHAAFQDLRLRGDWFRADPRLLDHIAALKAKATA is encoded by the coding sequence GTGGCCGCCACCTGCGAGTTCGCCCACGACGGCTGGTCCGACGACGAGGAGGAGACCCCCTCCGGCCGGCGCCCGCGCCGACAACCCACCGAGGTCACCATGCTCGGAGAGGGGCTCGTCTACTTCGTCCGCACCGATCGACGGATCAAGATCGGTTTCACCACCGACCTGCGCCGCCGGCCCGACCGGTCCGCCCCGGGCGAGGTCCTGCACACCGAACCCGGCTCGATCGCCGACGAACGCCGCCTGCACGCGGCGTTCCAGGACCTGCGCCTCCGCGGCGACTGGTTCCGCGCCGACCCGCGCCTGCTCGACCACATCGCCGCCCTCAAGGCGAAGGCGACCGCGTAG
- a CDS encoding carboxylate-amine ligase has translation MTPTLTMGVEEEFLLVDARTGTPAPRAELVLAKVADTDATRLEATRYQVESASPVAHTGHELRAHLLRSRRDCTEAAAVYGCRLVAGATPVIAPGPEPLLVDAPRRHDQSARYGALTDTFVNCGCHVHVGTLDPETAVQVTCRLRPWLPTLIALGANSPFRDEHDTGHASWRNVVTTMWPCSGIPPRLTSVSAYEHTVAGLITTGAIKDSKMIYWDARPSASWPTVEVRAPDVATTVDEAVLLAVLVRALVADALIAIRAGEPAPDIPTEVLVAARWRAARDGLEGMAVHPASGEPVPANTMVDALIERVRDHLDAAGDLSHVTRTLARLRRDGCGARRQRLVFERRHRFTDVVRYLADATEQQGG, from the coding sequence GTGACGCCGACCCTGACGATGGGCGTCGAGGAGGAGTTCCTGCTCGTCGACGCCCGCACCGGCACCCCCGCCCCGCGCGCCGAACTCGTCCTGGCCAAGGTCGCCGACACGGACGCCACGCGCCTCGAAGCCACCCGCTACCAGGTGGAATCGGCCAGTCCCGTCGCGCACACCGGACACGAACTGCGCGCCCATCTCCTGCGATCACGGCGCGACTGCACGGAGGCGGCCGCCGTGTACGGGTGTCGTCTCGTGGCCGGCGCCACGCCCGTGATCGCACCCGGCCCGGAGCCGCTGCTCGTCGACGCCCCCAGACGGCACGACCAGTCGGCTCGATACGGCGCCCTGACCGACACGTTCGTCAATTGCGGCTGCCACGTCCACGTCGGCACCCTCGACCCGGAGACCGCCGTACAGGTGACCTGCCGGCTCCGCCCCTGGCTGCCCACCCTGATCGCGCTCGGCGCCAACTCGCCGTTCCGCGACGAACACGACACCGGGCACGCCAGTTGGCGCAACGTCGTCACCACCATGTGGCCCTGCTCCGGCATTCCGCCCCGACTGACCTCCGTGAGCGCCTATGAGCACACCGTCGCCGGCCTGATCACCACCGGCGCCATCAAGGATTCCAAGATGATCTATTGGGACGCCCGCCCGTCGGCGTCCTGGCCGACGGTGGAGGTCCGGGCGCCGGACGTGGCGACCACGGTCGACGAGGCCGTGCTGCTCGCCGTCCTGGTGCGCGCGTTGGTCGCCGACGCGCTGATTGCGATCCGCGCGGGCGAACCCGCCCCCGACATCCCGACGGAGGTCCTGGTCGCGGCCCGCTGGCGCGCCGCGAGGGACGGCCTCGAAGGCATGGCCGTACACCCCGCGAGCGGTGAACCGGTCCCGGCGAACACGATGGTCGACGCGCTGATCGAGCGGGTACGCGACCACCTGGACGCGGCGGGCGACCTTTCCCACGTCACCCGCACCCTCGCCCGTCTGCGCCGCGACGGTTGCGGGGCACGACGCCAACGCCTGGTCTTCGAGCGCCGGCACCGTTTCACCGACGTGGTCCGCTACCTCGCGGACGCCACCGAACAACAGGGCGGGTAG